The following is a genomic window from Kiloniellales bacterium.
AGGCCGCCGGGGCCGAGCCCAACCTGGTGATGGAGACCAACGCCTTCACCGCGGCCCTGGTCCAGGTCTCGAGCGGGACGGCGGCGACCATCGCCCCGGAAGTCATGGCCGACAGCATCGCCATGACCAGCGACGTCCTGAGGTTAAGACTTGTCGAGCCGCTGGTGGAAAAGCCGATCGGTGTCGTGATCTCCGAGCGGGAGCCGGTCCTGCCGGCGGTCGAGGCCCTGATGTCCTGCATGAAGGCGGCTCGGCAATAGCCCTAGCAGGCTGCTGACAAAGTGCTCAGTCGGAACCATCACCCTTCGACAAGAGTGCGGAGCACTTGCGCTACGCGCGGGTGAGGGCAAAATGTTTCAAGCACTTACCCTTATCCTGAGCGTGTCGAAGGATGACCGTGATCAAGGGCTCAGGCGTATTTCGGCACCCTGCTAGGGCAATAGCCTCAGCCGAAGGCGTCTTCGGCAGTTCCGATTTGCTCCCGGCAGGCCCCGGGCGGATGATGGGATCTCCACGCGAAGGAGATGAGCGATGAGCCCTCTGGACGGCGGCGCCGGCGATGGACCCGGTGTCTGGAAATCCGGCCGCGGCAAGGGCCGCGCGACGCCCAAGGGGCGGCAGCTCGAGGATCGGGCGCTGGCCGAGGTGCTGGCGCTCCTGGGCGAGCGGCCGCGCCGGCGCGATCTCCTGATCGAGTTCCTGCACCTGATCCAGGACGCCCACGGCTGCCTCTCGGCGGCCCACCTGCGGGCGCTGGCCGAGGAGATGCGCCTGGCCCAGGCCGAGGTCTACGAGGTCGCCACCTTCTATGCCCACTTCGACGTTGTGAAGGAGGGCGAGGCGGCTCCACCTGCGCTGACCATCCGGGTCTGCGACTCCCTGTCGTGCGAGCTGGCCGGGGCGCAGGACCTGCTGAAGGACCTGGCGAAGACCTACAACGGCGGCGGTGAGGTCCGCGTGCTGCGTGCGCCCTGCATGGGCCGCTGCGACACCGCGCCGACCCTGGAGCTCGGCCACAACCACATCGACCACGCCACGCCGGAGAAGGTCGCCGAGGCCATCGCCGGGGGCGACACCCACGCCCATATCCCCGACTACCAGGCCTTCGAGGCCTACGTTGCCGAGGGCGGCTACGAGACCCTGAAGGCGCTGCGCGGCGGCGCCAGGACGCCGGAAGAGGTCCAGCAGTCGGTGCTCGATTCGGGCCTGCGCGGCCTCGGCGGCGCCGGCTTCCCCTCGGGCCGCAAGTGGGGCTTCGTGCGCGCCGCCGAGGGCACCAAGTACCTCGCCATCAACGGCGACGAGGGCGAGCCTGGCACCTTCAAGGACCGCTACTACCTGGAGCGCACCCCGCACCTCTTCCTCGAAGGCATGCTGATCGCCGGCTGGGCGGTCGAGGCCGAGACCTGCTTCATCTACATGCGCGACGAGTATCCCGCCGTGCTGGAGCTACTGCGCCGCGAGATCGCCGCGCTCGAGGCCGCCGGCATCGTGGCGCCGGGGCACATCGACCTGCGGCGCGGCGCCGGCGCCTACATCTGCGGCGAAGAGAGCGCCATGATCGAGAGCATCGAGGGCAAGCGTGGCCTGCCGCGGCACCGGCCGCCCTACGTGGCGCAAGTCGGTATCTTCGATCGCCCGACCCTGGTGCACAATGTCGAGACGCTCCACTGGGTCGCCCGGGTCTGCCGCGAGGGCCCGGAGTGCCTCAACGCGACCGAGAAGAACGGCCGCAGGGGCCTGCGCTCCTACTCGGTCTCGGGCCGGGTCAAGAGCCCGGGCGTCTACCTGCTGCCCGCCGGCTCGACCATCACCGACCTGATCGAGGCCTCCGGCGGCATGCTGGAGGGCCACGCCTTCAAGGCCTACCAGCCGGGCGGTCCCTCGGCCGGAATCCTGCCCGCCGCGATGAACGACATCCCGCTCGACTTCGACACGCTGCAGCCCCACGGCAGCTTCATCGGCTCGGCGGCGGTGGTCGTGCTGTCGGATAAGGACAGGGCGCGGGACGCGGCGCTCAACATGCTGCGCTTCTTCGAGGACGAGAGCTGCGGCCAGTGCACCCCTTGCCGGGTCGGCTGCGAGAAGGCGGTCAAGCTGATGCAGGCCGAGAAGTGGGACAAGCCGCTGCTCGAGGAGCTCTCGACGGCGATGGTCGACGCCTCGATCTGCGGCCTCGGCCAGGCGGCGCCCAACCCGATCCGCCTCACCATGAAACACTTCCCGGACGAGGTCTGAGCCATGACCGATCTCATCACCTTCACGCTGG
Proteins encoded in this region:
- a CDS encoding NAD(P)H-dependent oxidoreductase subunit E; this translates as MSPLDGGAGDGPGVWKSGRGKGRATPKGRQLEDRALAEVLALLGERPRRRDLLIEFLHLIQDAHGCLSAAHLRALAEEMRLAQAEVYEVATFYAHFDVVKEGEAAPPALTIRVCDSLSCELAGAQDLLKDLAKTYNGGGEVRVLRAPCMGRCDTAPTLELGHNHIDHATPEKVAEAIAGGDTHAHIPDYQAFEAYVAEGGYETLKALRGGARTPEEVQQSVLDSGLRGLGGAGFPSGRKWGFVRAAEGTKYLAINGDEGEPGTFKDRYYLERTPHLFLEGMLIAGWAVEAETCFIYMRDEYPAVLELLRREIAALEAAGIVAPGHIDLRRGAGAYICGEESAMIESIEGKRGLPRHRPPYVAQVGIFDRPTLVHNVETLHWVARVCREGPECLNATEKNGRRGLRSYSVSGRVKSPGVYLLPAGSTITDLIEASGGMLEGHAFKAYQPGGPSAGILPAAMNDIPLDFDTLQPHGSFIGSAAVVVLSDKDRARDAALNMLRFFEDESCGQCTPCRVGCEKAVKLMQAEKWDKPLLEELSTAMVDASICGLGQAAPNPIRLTMKHFPDEV